The genome window ATCTGACAGGCAGGGTAGAATATCATGAGATTACTCCTCTGACACTGAGTGAGCTTCCTGATATAACATTGAGAGAGCAGCACCTGATGCGCGGAGGGTTTCCCAGTTCATTACTGGCAGAGAATAATCAAAACTCCCGGAACTGGAGAAAGTCATATATTCAAAGCTATGCACAGATTGAACTGGCGAACATCTTTGGTGCAGGATTTAATCAGAAAACCGTAAACAATTTATGGAGAATGTTAGCACACCTTCAGGGCGGACTGCTTAATCAGTCAACTCTGGCATCCTCTCTGGGAGTAACTATCCCGACAGTAAAACGGTATATAGATTACCTTGCGGCTTCATTTCATCTCCGCCTGCTTGAGCCGTGGCAGATTAACATGAAAAAGAGGATGGTGAAATCTCCGAAAGTATATATACGCGATTCCGGCCTGCTTCATACCCTGCTGGATATTGAGACGTATGATGACCTGCTCGGGCACCCGTCTGCCGGGCAAATATGGGAGGGCTATGTCATTGAACAAATTGCCGGAATACTTGATAACCGCTATTCTCTCTATTTTTACCGGACTTCAAATGGTGCAGAGGCAGACCTGGTCATTGCGCGCGGGCTGAAGCCGGTTATTGCTGCTGATATTAAATTCTCAAATTCCCCTGTACCCTCACGGGGATTTTATGAGTCTGTAAGGGATTTGTCGCCTGCAAAAGCTTTCATAATAATGCCGGATGGTGATGGTTTCCCCGGAAAAAATGATGTTACCTATTGCGGCTTAAACAAATTTCTGGCCATTCTTTCGGACTATGTTTCCGGGAACACGGACGCTCTGAAATAAATTTCAGCTCAGAATAAGAAAGCATAAATTCATCCCAAACCCCTCATTCCCTCAATTCTGAGGTGATATTTTGGTAAATTTAAGGTTTGTATTCAGATATTTTAAGAACCATGGAACAGATTAAAGCCACTACCATCATAGGTGTTGTCCATAACGGACAGGCAGCACTCGGAGGAGACGGACAGGTCACTCTCGGCAATACCGTCATGAAGCATAATGCCATGAAAATCAGGAAACTGGCCGGCGGAAAAGTCCTTTGCGGATTTGCCGGTGCGGCTGCTGATGCTTTCACCCTTATGGAGCGTTTTGAAGATAAACTTCAGCAGTATAAAGGAAATGTTAACCGGGCAGCAGTTGAACTGGCCAAGGACTGGCGCACCGATAAATATCTCCGCCGTCTTGAAGCAATGCTTGCCGTAGTAGCTGAAAATAAAGCGCTGATCGTTTCAGGCAACGGAGATGTGATTGAGCCGGATGACGGAATAGTTGCAATCGGCTCCGGCGGTATGTATGCACTGGCCGCAGCCAAAATGCTGAAGCAGTACAGCCAGCTCAGCGCTCCGGAAATCTGCCGTGAAGCATTAAAAACCGCGGCTGATATCTGTATATATACAAACGATAAAATTAATGTCGAATCTATTGAAACTAAAGAAACAGCATGACCTCAGAGGATTTTAATAAACAGTTAACGCCTTCACAAATCGTAAACGAACTGAACAACTATATTATCGGGCAGCATGAAGCCAAGCGCGCTGTTGCCATTGCTCTCCGCAACCGCTGGCGCCGTCAGCAGGTCTCAGGCGCTCTGCGTGAGGAAATCATGCCGAATAATATCATCCTGATCGGCCCTACCGGTGTGGGCAAAACCGAAATAGCCCGCCGCCTTGCGCGTCTGGCTGGGGCCCCTTTCATTAAAGTTGAGGCATCAAAATATACCGAAGTCGGTTATGTCGGGCGTGATGTGGAATCCATGATCCGCGATCTTACCGAGATTGCAGTTAACATGGTGCGCGCTGAAAAAACCGAAGAAGTAAAGCAGAAAGCCATTGATATGGCTGAAGAACGGATTCTTGATATACTGATTCCGCCGGTAGTGATTAACACCCCTGCGCAGGAACAAAGCGAAGACCCTGAAAATCCGGAGAGTTCAGTCGCCAATAAAAAGACCCGCGAGTGGCTCCGTGAGAAACTTAAACGGGGTGATATGGATGAAAA of Ignavibacteriales bacterium contains these proteins:
- the hslV gene encoding ATP-dependent protease subunit HslV; the encoded protein is MEQIKATTIIGVVHNGQAALGGDGQVTLGNTVMKHNAMKIRKLAGGKVLCGFAGAAADAFTLMERFEDKLQQYKGNVNRAAVELAKDWRTDKYLRRLEAMLAVVAENKALIVSGNGDVIEPDDGIVAIGSGGMYALAAAKMLKQYSQLSAPEICREALKTAADICIYTNDKINVESIETKETA
- a CDS encoding ATP-binding protein — protein: MLYLDMITRKFLPIVQKSLRHNPACVLIGPRQSGKTTLARQILSLHPESVYFDLEDSRDFRKFEDPGTLFERYENSLVIIDEIQTRPELFRELRPAIDRNRKDGRFLLLGSASPVLITGVSEYLTGRVEYHEITPLTLSELPDITLREQHLMRGGFPSSLLAENNQNSRNWRKSYIQSYAQIELANIFGAGFNQKTVNNLWRMLAHLQGGLLNQSTLASSLGVTIPTVKRYIDYLAASFHLRLLEPWQINMKKRMVKSPKVYIRDSGLLHTLLDIETYDDLLGHPSAGQIWEGYVIEQIAGILDNRYSLYFYRTSNGAEADLVIARGLKPVIAADIKFSNSPVPSRGFYESVRDLSPAKAFIIMPDGDGFPGKNDVTYCGLNKFLAILSDYVSGNTDALK